The sequence CTGACTGTTCTGCTGATTTTCTGGTACGTTGTTCGATGCACTCGTTGATGTATTACTCAGGGCACTGCTATCAACTTGTCCAAATGAGCCTAAGCTTTGTGCGCCATTATTTACTAGTGCTTCAATGGCTTGTGCTGCATCACGACTACTGACGCTATGCGTCGTTGAGGCTTGTGGTGCTTGCGCAAATAGGTTTGATAACCACGCCACTGCTTGTGGCTGAGCTGCTGTCTCAACATGTGCAGGAGCTGTAGTTGCTGCTACTGGAGCAACAGGGGCAGGGGCTGCCACACTCTGGTTGTTGTTTGCTTGTGGCGCGCGCGCCGATGAAACGTTGGTCGTATTTTTATTGTTACGATGGTCGTTACTGTGTTTACTATGCTCAGCTGTACTGGTCGGTTTGTTTGATTGGCTAGCAGTATCATTGCTCGCTATTTGACGTGGCTGGCGCGTTGGCTGTTGCTCTGGACGCTCTTTTTCAGCCGTTTGCCAGTCAACTTCATAACCCAAATCGCTATGTTCTTGGGCTGTATCCGTAATACGCTCATAGCTTGAAGGCGCAAAGCCATCACGGTTAAAGTGTAGTTTAAAGTTAGGCGACTCTAAATGCGCGTGTGGCAAAATCGTGATACGCGTGCCACTGTCTTGCTCAAGATAAACTAAGGCATCACGTTTTTCGTTTAATAAGAAGGCGGCGATATCTGTTGGAACTTCTGCTTGTACTTCGCCTTGACGTTCTTTTAGCGCGATTTGTTCAATCTGACGCATAATTGATAGTGACAATGAGCGCAAGTCACGAATCATGCCGTTACCATGGCAGCGTGGGCAGATATAGCCGGTTGATTCTTCTAGCGATGGACGTAGACGCTGACGGCTCATTTCCATCAAACCAAACTTAGAAATATCACCAAATTGCACGCGTGCACGGTCATATTTGGTGGCATCAATCAGACGTTTTTCGACTTCTTTTTGATGCTTATTGTCATTCATATCAATAAAATCAATGACAATCAAACCACCCATATCACGCAAACGTAGCTGACGGGCAATTTCATCGGCTGCTTCTAGGTTGGTATGATACGCAGTTTCGGCAACGTCTGAACCTTTGGTCGACTTGGCTGAGTTGATATCGATAGAGACTAGTGCTTCAGTTTGATCAATAACGATTGAGCCGCCTGATGGCAAACGCACTTCACGTTGATACGCGGTTTCGATCTGTTTTTCGATATTAAAGCGCGAAAACATGGGCTCATAATCGGTATATTTGCGTAGCTTTTCTGCTTGTTTTGGCATCACTGCATCGATAAATCCTGCCGCTTCAATATAAGCGTTTTCATTATCAATCCAAATCTCAGCGATATCATCACGTAGATAATCACGAACAGCACGTGTGACAACGCCCGCTTCTTGGTGAACCAAGCGCGGTGAAGGATATTTTTGGTTTTGTTCTTGAATGGCTTGCCAGATATTCAGCAAGTGATTTAAATCGTGCTGTAAATCTTCTTGAGTTTTACCAATACCCGCGGTACGAATGATGACACTCATGCCTTTTGGTAAATCAAGATTGCTTAGCATACGCTTCATGTCTTCGCGCAGTTTGCCTGAGATTTGACGTGAGATACCGCCGCCACGAGGGTTATTTGGCATCAATACCAAATAGCGACCAGCTAATGAGACATACGTCGATAGGGCAGCGCCTTTGTTACCGCGCTCTTCTTTTTCGACTTGGACGATTAATTCATCGCCTTCTTTGATCAGCTTTTTGATGTTTTCGTCACGTGGATTACCGCTTAAGTATTCAGCAGAGATTTCACGAATGGGTAAAAAACCTTGGCGCTGTGAGCCATATTCGACAAACACCGCTTCAAGCGATGGCTCGACACGGGTCACATGACCTTTATATATATTGGATTTTTTTTGTTCACGAGTACGGTTTTCAAGATCGAAATCGTAAAGATGGTTGCCTTTACATAAGGCGACACGAATTTCTTCGTTTTGAGTAGCGTTGATCAAAATGCGTTTCATATTTGTATCCTATGAGTACGCATAACAACGACGAGACGGGCTTTAGAGCGCAATGGCAAGTATGGCTAATATTTAAATTAGCATGGGCAGATGTTAATCAACGATAGAACGTAAAGCATGGGTTAATAAAGCACTTGGGCTTTGTCAATGACTTGTTTTTTACCTAAAGCGTGTTAGCAGAACTAACGTAAATATAAAATTTATAGGGTGTAAGGCTATCTATTTATATCCTATTATTGATAGGTTTGGTACAAATATTAATGCGTCAGCATGCGATTCAGTTGTACTATCAGCAAGCTTTATTGGTAGTCATGCCAGCTTACTTTGTAAGAGCAGGCGACGGGCAGTGACGAGATTCAATATACTGATATTCAAAAGGCGTTGTGCTGCTGCAATCCATCCATCAAAGTCTAGCAATAATATAGCTGTTATAAATACCATTATATGAAATGGTGATATTCAATATGAAATGGTGATATTCAGCAATTATTTGTTTAGGTAAAGCAATTGGTCACTCTTTATTTATCGTTCTTTCTGGTATAACGTCAATAATATCTTGGGTGTTTTACGGTTAGGTGTCGCGGCTCCGGTGATCAGCGGGGCGTACTTGGCAAACAGAATAAATGACCAAACTATTGGTGTGGTGCTGTATTCATATCTTTTTTATCGTTATCTGTTTGACCACCAATACGTAGGCAGCTATCGATATACTTCTCGATCCTAATGCTAAACAACCCATACTTGCTCAACTACACTTGCCTAAAAGACCGCCAATAACCAGTCATTAAATCATGAATAATTATCAAATAAAGTCGTTGTCATGCAGGTTGTGAGTCAATGTAGTGTCATTATCGGTCAATAAACAGGCACTTAGCCAAACTTATCAACGCTGAATTTATGAACACAAAGGTATTTAGTGTCACTATTTATTCTATGGTACTGAGTAAAGTCAGTACGATACTTTCATTTTACAATTTATGGGGACATATCTATAAATATCTACAAGTGATATTTCTAAACAGATACTGCGCCCTAAAATCCGATTAAACATACAATGTTGGCAGGGTATACCGCTAATACCTTTTCACTAAAAGTTCGTAAAAATGGTAATGCACTATTTAGAACAACAACAACGATTATTGCTGCAGTCTCTGCTTAATTGTCGCTCAACATGCTAAACTATAGCAAATCTTTCTGTAAATACCTAACTAAAAATGACGAAGCCAAAAATGACTGACGACGCACCTACCCATGAAGCCCCTGCTATTTTTAATAGTAAAACACGCCCGCAAAGCGCTGATGATGAAATCAGCAACTTTGGTAAGGTAAATTATCTTGAAGTAACCCGCCATCAACACGATCAGCGCTTGGATAACTTTTTGTTGAACCGTTTAAAAGGTTTGCCAAAACCGCATATCTATAAAATGATTCGCTCAGATGAGATTCGGGTCAATAATAAACGCTGCAAAGCGCACGATAGAGTACAGCGTGAAGACGTGGTACGTATCGCGCCAGTGGTACTTGCTACCCGCGAAAAACCAATTATCAGTGCCGAGTTTGCTAAAAGCTTGTTAGCGCGCATAGTGTATGAAGACGAAGGAGTGCTAGTGCTGAATAAGCCTTCTGGCATCGCCGTTCACGGTGGCAGTGGTTTGGACTTTGGTGTTATCGAAGCCATGCGTGAAGTGACAGGTAAAAAATACCTAGAGCTGATACATCGCATTGATAAAGACACCTCAGGTCTATTGATGATTTCTAAAAAACGCTCAGCGCTAAAAGCGTTGCAACAGCATCTCGTTGATAAAACTATCCAGAAGCATTACTTATGTATCGCCAAAGGTCAGCCAGCATTAAATGAGCAACGCATTGATGCGTCATTGCTACGCTATACAGTTGCTAGTGGTGAACGCCGCGTCAAAGTAGATGCGCAAGATCCGCAATCTAAAGAAAGCCAGACGGATATCGTCGTTCATGGTCGTTTTATGATTGCTGATCAGCCAGTTAGTTTAATTGAAGCCAAACCGTTAACCGGTCGCACTCATCAAATCCGTGTGCATTTGGCGCATATTGGTCACGCTATCTTGGGTGATGATAAATATAATGTGCACGATAAATCAGGCGTCCATCGCCTGTGTCTGCATGCGTGGCGTTTAGACATTCCAGGCTATGAAACTATTACTGCACCGCTACCAGATGACATGGCAGACTGGTTGCCAGAGCAAACCAAATTGCCTGAATAAGTCGCCAAATAAAATTTTTAAGCATTAACTTTAAACGTCACGAACGCTTATTTTTCTTAATAAGTCGCCGTGACGTTTTTGTATCTACCATTTATTATTGATATTCGTTAAGGTCTATTTATGAGCAATCAATCTGTCGCTAGTATCTCTAGCGCTTTCAAAGGAACTCAGTTATCAGCCAGTCATCGTTTAGCGGATAAGACGCTGATTATTTTTGATTGGGATGGGACGCTAATGGATTCCATTGGATTAATCGTTGAGTCAATGCATGTGGCAGGAGAGGCGCATGGGTTCCAGACGACCGATAAAGCAGTACAAGACATCATTGGGCTGAGCTTAATGAATGGCATTGAGATTTTGTATCCGCAAGCCAATGACACGCAAAAGCTTGCGATTCAGCAAAGCTATGCAGACCACTATATTGCCAACAGCCACAGTACACCGCTTTTTGCGCCGATAGAAGGGATGTTGCAGACCCTACAAGCCCAAGGTAAAAGTCTCGCGGTTGCAACCGGTAAAAAGCGAAAGGGCTTAGACCGCGTATTAGATGCTTCAGAGAGCCACCATTATTTTGTGATGACCCGCTGTGCCGATGAGGCAGGCTCAAAACCTGACCCGCAGATGTTGACCGATATTTTGGATTATACGCAGCAGCAAATCGCCGATGCTGTTTTCATCGGTGACAGTATCTACGATATCCAAATGGCAACGGAACTAGGAATGACCAGTATTGCGGTGAATTATGGTACAGCTAGCAGTAGCGAACTTGCCGCACAGCAACCCACGTATCAGGTTGACACGCCACAAGCGTTGGCTGAGCTACTATGCAATTAAATAAAAGCACTTATAGTCAGAGCACTTTTAAACCGCTACGGTGTTACCCACCCTAGATGTACTCAGTGTACTATCTGCGGTCGGTCGCCTTGTAGCGATTCTAAAATTCCTTGACTATAAATAAATAAAAGCGCTTAAATAAAAATCTTTTTTAATGCTAAAAATGATAATAAAAAAAGGGTTTATCGATAATAACGATAAACCCTTTTTACTTGGAGACGATAATATGTATTTTCTTTATTTTTGAGCACTATCTTTCTGAGTACTTTCCTTTTCAATAGCGCCTTTTTCGATGTTGTCTTTTTCAATCGCTTCTTCCAACTCAGCGCCTTCTAGTAACGCAAAAGAGGATTCAATGATTTTGTCTGCCTCAAGCTGATACTCATACCAGTTGCCCATGACACCAGCCAGCTCATCAAGACCTTCTTTTCTTAGTGCTGAAAATAGCTGAATGCTACAGTTCAATCCCAGTTCTTTTAGTCTTTTACGAGTATTAAGTAACGCATTTTTAGATGCGCCATACTTTAGCTTATCTGCTTTGGTTAACAAGATATGCACCGGCAGTTCACCATCATTTGCCCAACGTAGCATTTGCTCATCAAAGAATTTCAATGGATGACGAATATCAGTCATGAGCACCAAACCTGCAAGGCTTGAGCGCGCCACCAAGTATTCTTCTAGCTCAACCTGCCATTCTTTCTTCATCTCAAGCGGTACGGCTGCGTAGCCATAACCTGGCAAATCCACCAAACGTCTATCAGCATCACCAATACTAAAAAAGTTAATCATCTGCGTACGACCAGGCGTTTTAGATGAGCGTGCCAGTTGGCGTTGGTTGGTTAAGGCATTAATAGCAGAGGATTTACCTGCGTTTGAGCGTCCTGCAAAGGCAACTTCTAAGCCCATATCGGGTGGGCAGAGACGAAAAGTAGGCGCTGACATCATAAACTCAGTTTGCTGAATTTTTTGACGAGATTTAGTGTTGAACAATGCATGTTCGGCGGCGACATCAGTAAACGGGGTACTCATAAATGGCTCATTAATCTTTAAGAAATTGGATACGGTTATAAAATTTTAATCAACTGGTTGTCGAGAAGATAGTGCATTAGACAAAAAATCGTTACGAATTTATTCATCATAACTTTCAATGTTTATTGGTCATAAACACAGTCATTTCAAGTTATCGACTATTCTATACTATTACTTATCTTACTTATTGAAATAACTATGATTAGCATCACATAAATAACAGAATACCATTAAAATAAGCGCTCATTAGAGCAAGTTGCCGCTTTTATTCATGCGTTACCAAAGCCAAACTATATTTATCTATATTTATACGACATACATTGTTACAATGTTTCATAAGATATACTGAACGAACGACGTTTAATAGCAAGATTGATTAAACGAGAGAAGCATCAAAAGGAGGTGTTCTATGGTTTCAATCAATGCACTTTTTAGCCGGACCTACCGAGTTTTAGTAGGTAGCGGAGCGGCATTACTGCTCAGTAGTGCTATCATGACTAGCGCTAATGCTGCTGATATTGCAGCCACCTATGATAACTCATGTGCTGCCTGTCACGATAGTGGGGCGCTGAACGCCATCAAAAAAGGTGATAGTGCCAAATGGCAACAGCTTATCAAACAAAAAAGCATGCCGACACTTATTAATTCTGTTAAAAGTGGTATGACGCAGATGCCTGCTGGTGGTCTTTGTAACAGTTGTAGCGACGATGATTATCGTAAGCTGATTGAGTACATGAGCAAGTGAGACGCTGACCGATAAAGCAACACAATACGACATACTATAAAACAACTTAAAAAAGAGCTGGGTTTTTTAGCCTGTAAGCGCTTTTTGTTTTTTGTTGGCATACTTGTCTATGTGTTAGAAAAACTGATGGATGTGACGATTAAGTAGGCAAATGCTACAAAGTCTTGCTATAATAATCGAAAATAAACCCTGATGTTAGTAAGTACTTTCAGACTGCTTGTGGCCAAGACCTTAAAACATATACCTACCTAACCAATAGTAGGGTGGTTTATATAAGGTATCTTATCAGTGCAATCACTCTAAATAATGCTTACGCCGAGCTAGTAGGATTTGTATCAATGAAAAAGTTAATCGCTGCTGCCAGCTTATGCGTTGCAAGTTTCAGCGTACAAGCTGCTATTATTGTTCCTGAGTACGACGTCAATGCCGGTAAGCAAATTGCAGAAACGGTTTGTGCTGCTTGTCATGGTGTTGATGGTGTTAGTGTTGTCCCTGCGCAGCCTAACTTGGGTGGCCAAAACGTAAAATATCTTTACAAACAGTTGGTCAACTTTAAAGCAGGTTATCGCAAGAACGGTATTATGCAATCACAAGTTGCAAACTTATCGCAGCAAGATTTAGCCAACGTGGCTGGTTATTATGCTAGCCAAGCGCCTTGGGGTGTTGGATTTGGTAATCCTGCGACCAACCAAGAAGCCACTAAGCTATTCTTAGGTGGTGATAAGTCACGCGGTGTCATCGGTTGTGCAGGCTGTCATGGTCCAGATG is a genomic window of Psychrobacter cibarius containing:
- a CDS encoding RluA family pseudouridine synthase, translated to MTDDAPTHEAPAIFNSKTRPQSADDEISNFGKVNYLEVTRHQHDQRLDNFLLNRLKGLPKPHIYKMIRSDEIRVNNKRCKAHDRVQREDVVRIAPVVLATREKPIISAEFAKSLLARIVYEDEGVLVLNKPSGIAVHGGSGLDFGVIEAMREVTGKKYLELIHRIDKDTSGLLMISKKRSALKALQQHLVDKTIQKHYLCIAKGQPALNEQRIDASLLRYTVASGERRVKVDAQDPQSKESQTDIVVHGRFMIADQPVSLIEAKPLTGRTHQIRVHLAHIGHAILGDDKYNVHDKSGVHRLCLHAWRLDIPGYETITAPLPDDMADWLPEQTKLPE
- a CDS encoding HAD-IA family hydrolase, which translates into the protein MSNQSVASISSAFKGTQLSASHRLADKTLIIFDWDGTLMDSIGLIVESMHVAGEAHGFQTTDKAVQDIIGLSLMNGIEILYPQANDTQKLAIQQSYADHYIANSHSTPLFAPIEGMLQTLQAQGKSLAVATGKKRKGLDRVLDASESHHYFVMTRCADEAGSKPDPQMLTDILDYTQQQIADAVFIGDSIYDIQMATELGMTSIAVNYGTASSSELAAQQPTYQVDTPQALAELLCN
- the yihA gene encoding ribosome biogenesis GTP-binding protein YihA/YsxC; amino-acid sequence: MSTPFTDVAAEHALFNTKSRQKIQQTEFMMSAPTFRLCPPDMGLEVAFAGRSNAGKSSAINALTNQRQLARSSKTPGRTQMINFFSIGDADRRLVDLPGYGYAAVPLEMKKEWQVELEEYLVARSSLAGLVLMTDIRHPLKFFDEQMLRWANDGELPVHILLTKADKLKYGASKNALLNTRKRLKELGLNCSIQLFSALRKEGLDELAGVMGNWYEYQLEADKIIESSFALLEGAELEEAIEKDNIEKGAIEKESTQKDSAQK
- a CDS encoding c-type cytochrome — its product is MVSINALFSRTYRVLVGSGAALLLSSAIMTSANAADIAATYDNSCAACHDSGALNAIKKGDSAKWQQLIKQKSMPTLINSVKSGMTQMPAGGLCNSCSDDDYRKLIEYMSK
- a CDS encoding c-type cytochrome, whose product is MKKLIAAASLCVASFSVQAAIIVPEYDVNAGKQIAETVCAACHGVDGVSVVPAQPNLGGQNVKYLYKQLVNFKAGYRKNGIMQSQVANLSQQDLANVAGYYASQAPWGVGFGNPATNQEATKLFLGGDKSRGVIGCAGCHGPDAAGNTWAAFPRLGGQHAQYIATQLKLFRAAGRVDDVDSDEQKRVNDAAKEGDMGMMQTVASKLSDRDIRILSDYISAVH